One window of Brachybacterium ginsengisoli genomic DNA carries:
- a CDS encoding YybH family protein, whose amino-acid sequence MGDVERGFTENDAGLLVRHVAPDAVIVNALGAVLRGRAAVEAATRAGLSRGPLSTATAHYRLSDIALVAPDVAVAHKSAWSTVEDADRGAPPEMNAHYVFVRREGRWWILRRQNTLVADARS is encoded by the coding sequence GTGGGGGATGTCGAACGAGGCTTCACCGAGAACGATGCGGGCCTCCTCGTGCGTCATGTCGCGCCGGATGCGGTGATCGTGAACGCGCTCGGAGCGGTGCTCCGTGGGCGAGCAGCGGTCGAGGCCGCGACGCGAGCAGGCCTCTCACGGGGGCCCTTGAGCACCGCGACGGCGCACTACCGCCTGAGCGACATCGCCCTGGTCGCTCCCGATGTCGCCGTGGCGCACAAGAGCGCGTGGTCGACGGTCGAGGACGCCGACAGAGGCGCACCTCCCGAGATGAACGCGCACTACGTCTTCGTCCGTCGTGAAGGACGCTGGTGGATCCTGCGCCGTCAGAACACTCTCGTCGCTGATGCACGGTCCTGA